In the genome of Campylobacter helveticus, the window CTTTATCCTTAATCAATCAAAACGGCGTTGCGGTGGTGGATTGGCTGAGTTGGTTTTTGGCTTTTTTGCCTGTGGGGCTTATCCTTTTTATCATCACGCCTTTGCTAGGATTTTTCATTTATCCGCCTGAAATTAGAGGCTCTAAAGAAATAGCACTTTGGGCGGAGGAAAAATATAAAGCACTAGGGAAAATGCCTCGTTCTCAAATTTTTATGCTTATCATCGCTTTTATAGGGCTTGTGCTTTGGGTGGGAGCGAGTTTTTTTAAAATTAACGCCACAACTACGGCTTTACTGATGATTATTTTAATGATAGCCTGTAAGGTTATCTCGTGGCAGGATTTTTTATCTAATAAACCTGCTTGGAATACCTTAGTGTGGTTTGCCACTCTTGTTACTATGGCAGGTGGTCTTAAAAATGTAGGCTTTTTAGACTTTTTAGCCAACGCTTTAGGAAGTAAGCTAACGGGCTTTACTCCCTTTATAGCGATGATTTTACTTTTAATGCTTTTTTCTTGGTTGAGGTATTTTTTCGCTTCAGGGACGGCTTATGTTACGGCTATCATTGCGATTTTCGTTTCTTTGGCGAGTTCCATTGAGGGTGCTAATCCTGCTTTGATTATGCTTATTTTGGTTTTGCCTATGGGCTTTATGGGGGTGATTACTCCTTATGGGACGGGCTGTTCTCCTTTGTGGTTTGGAAGTAATTATATTAAAGGACCGCAGTTTTTCTTACTGGGTGGGATTTTTGCTGCGATTTATATGGGTATTTATCTTTTTGTGGGAATTCCTTGGGTGGAATTTATTATGCCTTATTTGACTTTCCATTAAAATTTATCCTTCAAATGGAGGATAAATTTTACATCCATTCTAAAACTTGTGAAATTTCTTTTGCCACGAAGCATTTTAAACCAGAATTTTCTAGAGCTTTGCTTGGTATGATGGCGTTTTTGAAATTTTGCATTTTAGCCTCTTTTAAACGCACATCAAGGTTAAAAACCTCTCTAATTTCGCCATTTAAGCTAAGCTCTCCTATAAAAACGCTATCTTTACTTAAAGGGCGGTTTTTAAAGCTTGAGATGATTGCTGCGACGACTGCTAAATCCGCCGCCGTTTCGCTGATTTTAACCCCTCCGCTAACATTGATAAAAACATCATAATGTCCCAAAGGGATTTCAAGTTTGCGTTCTAATAGTGCTAAGAGCATATCAAGGCGGTTTTTCTCATAGCCTGTGGCACTTCTTTTAGGATAAGAACTCTCACATACTAAGGCTTGAATTTCAAGCACAAGCGCACGGCTTCCCTCCATCACGACACTAAGCGCACTTCCAGCACTTGCTTTTGTGCGTGAAAAAAAGCGACTTGCTAAATTTTTTGCTGAGATTAAGCCTTGCGAACTCATTTCAAAAATTCCCACTTCACTTGTGTTTCCAAAGCGATTTTTAAAGCCTCTTAAAAGTCTTATTTCTTTAGTGGCATCGCCTTCGAAATAAAGCACCACATCAACCATATGTTCCAAAACTCTAGGACCTGCGATAGCTCCGTCTTTTGTAATGTGTCCTATGATGAAGGTGCTGATATTTTTCATCTTGCTAATCCGCATAAGTTCAAAGGTAAGCTCTCTTACTTGGGTGATTGAACCTGCGGCGGAGGCGATTTTTGAGGTATAAAGTGTTTGAATGGAATCGATGATTAAAAATTCATAGTCTTGTTTGCGTAATTCTTCGATGATATTTTCAAAACAAAGCTCGGTTAAAAGAAATAAATTTGGACTATTTGCTTCAAGTCTATCGGCTCTTAGTTTAATTTGCGTTTTGCTTTCTTCTCCACTAACATATAAAACTTTTTTGTTTTTACGCGCTAAATTTGAGGCGATTTTGAGCAAAAGTGTGGATTTGCCAACGCCCGGACTTCCGCCTATTAAGATAAGCGAACCCTCCACAAGCCCACCGCCCAAAACAAGGTCAAGCTCCACATCTTCCGTGCTTATACGCGTGAAATTTTCAAGCTCCACATCTTCGATACAAATCGCCTCGCTTTGCGTGTTTATCTTTTTAGAAAGTTCTTTTAGGATAGCAACTTGTTCAGCTTTTAATTCTACAAAGCTGTCCCAAGCTCCACATTCCGGACATTTTCCCAGCCATTTACTTTGCTGATTTCCACAAGCTTTGCATTCGAAAACGAGTTTATTTTTTGCCATTGTTTCACTTTGTAACAGAATTTTTAATTTTACTTGCATTTTAACCAAGAATTTTAAATTAAAAATATATTTAATAATAATTTAAAATAATTAAAATTACAATTAATAATTATCTACATTAAAGGAGTTTTTATGAGTAAAGTAAAACTTGCAAGTATTCAGTTTTCTCCTGTGGCTTATGAGCGTGAGAATAATATAGAAAAAGCTGTATTTTTAGTGCGAAAGGCTTTAGAAGATGGAGCTAAAATTGTCGTTTTACCTGAGCTTTTTGATAGTGGCTATTGCATAGAAGATAAAGATACTTCGTTTGCGATTGATTTAAATGATATAAAGAATCCCGTTTTAGCACCTTTGACAGAATTGGCTAAAATTTATAATTCTTACATCATTGCAAATAGTATAGAGAAAAGCAAAAATAAGCTTTATGATACAGCTTATATACTTTCTAAAAAAGGCATTGTGGGTAAATACCGCAAAATTTATCTTTACGATAATGAGAAGAAAAGATTTTCAAGAGGGAAGAAATATCCCATTTTTGAGCTGAAATTTAAGGATTTTAAAGTGAAGCTTGGACTTGGAATTTGTTATGAAATAGGCTTTAGTGAGGGGGCGAGGTTTTTGGCTTTACAAGGGGCGCAAATTTTAGTTTATCCTGCGGCTTTTGGCAAAGCTAGGGCTTATGTGTGGGATTTGGCAAGTAGGGCTAGAGCTTTAGAGAGTGGCTGTTTTGTAGTGGCAGCAAATCGTTGTGGGCAGGAATTTTCTAAGGCAAAAGATAAAAATGTCAAATTTGCTGGGAAAACTAAAATTATCAATCCTAAAGGCGAAATTATCCAA includes:
- a CDS encoding DASS family sodium-coupled anion symporter, with the protein product MFYIKLLAPLAFAFLIYLIPTPQGLSPNAWLYLSIFVGLIVGLILEPIAPALIGVIAVTIAVLFKVGPVGSGNVETIIKDSVAIKWGLAGFSDSVVWLIFAAFTIGLGFSKTGLGERIALYLVSKLGKSTLGLGYAIAIVDLILAPFIPSNAARSGGTVYPIVNSIAPMFESYADKNPRKIGAYLIWVGLASCCVSSSIFLTGQAPNPLALSLINQNGVAVVDWLSWFLAFLPVGLILFIITPLLGFFIYPPEIRGSKEIALWAEEKYKALGKMPRSQIFMLIIAFIGLVLWVGASFFKINATTTALLMIILMIACKVISWQDFLSNKPAWNTLVWFATLVTMAGGLKNVGFLDFLANALGSKLTGFTPFIAMILLLMLFSWLRYFFASGTAYVTAIIAIFVSLASSIEGANPALIMLILVLPMGFMGVITPYGTGCSPLWFGSNYIKGPQFFLLGGIFAAIYMGIYLFVGIPWVEFIMPYLTFH
- the radA gene encoding DNA repair protein RadA, with translation MAKNKLVFECKACGNQQSKWLGKCPECGAWDSFVELKAEQVAILKELSKKINTQSEAICIEDVELENFTRISTEDVELDLVLGGGLVEGSLILIGGSPGVGKSTLLLKIASNLARKNKKVLYVSGEESKTQIKLRADRLEANSPNLFLLTELCFENIIEELRKQDYEFLIIDSIQTLYTSKIASAAGSITQVRELTFELMRISKMKNISTFIIGHITKDGAIAGPRVLEHMVDVVLYFEGDATKEIRLLRGFKNRFGNTSEVGIFEMSSQGLISAKNLASRFFSRTKASAGSALSVVMEGSRALVLEIQALVCESSYPKRSATGYEKNRLDMLLALLERKLEIPLGHYDVFINVSGGVKISETAADLAVVAAIISSFKNRPLSKDSVFIGELSLNGEIREVFNLDVRLKEAKMQNFKNAIIPSKALENSGLKCFVAKEISQVLEWM
- a CDS encoding carbon-nitrogen hydrolase family protein; its protein translation is MSKVKLASIQFSPVAYERENNIEKAVFLVRKALEDGAKIVVLPELFDSGYCIEDKDTSFAIDLNDIKNPVLAPLTELAKIYNSYIIANSIEKSKNKLYDTAYILSKKGIVGKYRKIYLYDNEKKRFSRGKKYPIFELKFKDFKVKLGLGICYEIGFSEGARFLALQGAQILVYPAAFGKARAYVWDLASRARALESGCFVVAANRCGQEFSKAKDKNVKFAGKTKIINPKGEIIQELGEYEGMSCVELELDEVKAQRENLTYLKDLNLKLCQKMYKALKD